The following proteins come from a genomic window of Natronosalvus vescus:
- a CDS encoding ArsR/SmtB family transcription factor, translating into MSQSPMAATSQYGHNGLTNGEITVSGEEDITTVLNALNDGDCRTILEELRNTDAFLSASELSERCDVPLSTTYRKVELLTEASLVEEQLRIRRSGKHTSEYGHSIDDVKISVTPDAGVELELSHCLSA; encoded by the coding sequence ATGAGCCAATCGCCGATGGCAGCAACCAGCCAGTACGGTCACAATGGATTGACGAACGGCGAAATCACCGTCTCCGGCGAAGAAGATATCACCACCGTGTTGAACGCACTCAACGACGGCGACTGCCGGACGATTCTCGAGGAACTCCGCAACACCGACGCGTTTCTCTCCGCGTCTGAACTCTCGGAACGCTGTGACGTGCCGCTGTCGACGACCTACAGAAAGGTCGAGTTGCTCACCGAGGCGTCCCTGGTCGAAGAACAACTGCGGATTCGTCGCTCCGGGAAGCACACGAGCGAGTACGGCCACTCCATCGACGACGTCAAAATCTCGGTGACGCCAGACGCAGGCGTCGAACTCGAACTCTCACACTGTCTGAGCGCCTGA
- the tuf gene encoding translation elongation factor EF-1 subunit alpha: MSDKPHQNLAIIGHVDHGKSTLVGRLLFETGSVPEHVIEQHRQEAEEKGKGGFEFAYVMDNLAEERERGVTIDIAHQEFDTDKYYFTIVDCPGHRDFVKNMITGASQADNAVLVVAADDGVAPQTQEHVFLARTLGINELIIGVNKMDVVDYSEDTFNEVKEEVNQLLNQVQFQVSDDSFVPISAFEGDNIAEASDNTPWYDGRTLLESLNDLPETDEPSDAPLRLPIQDVYTISGIGTVPVGRLETGTMNVGDNVSFQPSDVGGEVKTIEMHHEEVPSAGPGDNVGFNVRGIGKDDIRRGDVCGPADDPPSVAETFQAQIIVMQHPSVITAGYTPVFHAHTSQVACTIESIDKKMDPSSGEVAEENPDFIQSGDAAVVTIRPQKPLSIEPASEIPELGSFAIRDMGQTIAAGKVLSVDEK; this comes from the coding sequence ATGAGCGACAAACCGCACCAGAACCTGGCCATTATCGGCCACGTCGACCACGGAAAGAGTACGCTGGTCGGACGCCTCCTGTTCGAGACGGGAAGCGTACCCGAGCACGTCATCGAGCAGCACCGACAGGAAGCCGAAGAGAAAGGCAAAGGCGGATTCGAGTTCGCCTACGTCATGGACAACCTCGCTGAGGAGCGAGAGCGTGGTGTCACCATCGACATCGCCCACCAGGAGTTCGACACGGACAAGTACTACTTCACCATCGTCGACTGTCCTGGTCACCGTGACTTCGTCAAGAACATGATCACGGGCGCGTCCCAGGCGGACAACGCCGTCCTCGTCGTCGCCGCAGACGACGGTGTCGCACCCCAGACTCAGGAGCACGTCTTCCTGGCTCGTACCCTCGGTATCAACGAACTGATCATCGGTGTCAACAAGATGGACGTCGTCGACTACTCCGAGGACACCTTCAACGAGGTCAAAGAGGAAGTCAACCAGCTCCTCAACCAGGTACAGTTCCAGGTTTCGGACGACTCGTTCGTCCCGATCTCGGCGTTCGAAGGCGACAACATCGCCGAGGCCTCCGACAACACGCCATGGTACGACGGCCGTACCCTCCTCGAGTCCCTCAACGACCTGCCAGAGACCGACGAGCCATCCGACGCACCGCTGCGTCTGCCAATCCAGGACGTCTACACCATCTCCGGCATCGGTACCGTCCCAGTCGGGCGACTCGAGACCGGGACGATGAACGTCGGCGACAACGTCTCCTTCCAGCCAAGCGACGTTGGCGGCGAGGTCAAGACGATCGAGATGCACCACGAGGAAGTGCCCTCGGCCGGCCCCGGTGACAACGTCGGATTCAACGTCCGCGGCATCGGCAAAGACGACATCCGCCGCGGTGACGTCTGTGGTCCCGCCGACGACCCACCGAGCGTCGCCGAGACGTTCCAGGCCCAGATCATCGTCATGCAGCACCCGTCGGTGATCACCGCTGGCTACACGCCGGTCTTCCACGCTCACACGAGCCAGGTCGCGTGTACGATCGAGTCGATCGACAAGAAGATGGATCCCTCGAGCGGCGAGGTTGCCGAGGAGAACCCCGACTTCATCCAGTCGGGTGACGCTGCCGTCGTGACGATTCGACCGCAGAAGCCCCTCAGCATCGAGCCAGCAAGCGAGATCCCCGAGCTCGGGAGCTTCGCCATCCGCGACATGGGTCAGACCATCGCCGCTGGCAAAGTCCTGAGCGTCGACGAGAAATAA
- a CDS encoding homoserine dehydrogenase, with the protein MRLAILGAGAVGAAVTDLAAEYGHEVVALADSSRATIAADAEQLDVEAALERKAGGEPLGTAEPETVFETDYDVLVEATPTTLGDAEPGFSHVRRALEDDKHVVLANKGPVAERYDEVRALERDSSGSLRFEAAVGGAIPVLSTIEDCTPQAVSAVRGVLNGTANFILTRMATEGLDYEHVLAEAQDLGVAEADPTFDVDGTDAALKCVILANVLADGGFSLADADVEGIQALPPTALELAAEDGRTIRLVGEATRDGVRVGPRLVPENGAMAVSGTQNIVQIQTRHAGDLYSSGRGAGGPETATAVLSDIGRL; encoded by the coding sequence ATGCGCCTCGCCATACTGGGTGCCGGCGCCGTCGGCGCCGCCGTCACCGACCTCGCTGCCGAGTACGGCCACGAGGTCGTCGCGCTAGCGGACTCGAGCCGAGCAACTATCGCTGCCGACGCCGAGCAACTCGACGTCGAAGCGGCTCTCGAGCGGAAAGCCGGCGGTGAACCGCTCGGCACCGCTGAGCCCGAGACCGTGTTCGAGACCGACTACGACGTCCTGGTCGAAGCGACCCCCACCACGCTCGGAGACGCCGAACCAGGCTTTTCACACGTACGGCGGGCGCTAGAGGACGACAAACACGTCGTACTCGCGAACAAAGGCCCCGTGGCCGAACGCTACGACGAGGTGCGCGCACTCGAGCGAGACAGTTCCGGCTCGCTCCGGTTCGAGGCCGCCGTCGGCGGGGCGATCCCCGTCCTCTCGACGATAGAAGACTGCACGCCACAGGCCGTGTCCGCAGTTCGAGGCGTCCTCAACGGCACCGCGAACTTCATCCTGACGCGGATGGCAACCGAAGGGCTCGACTACGAACACGTCCTCGCGGAAGCTCAGGATCTGGGCGTCGCCGAGGCCGATCCGACCTTCGACGTCGACGGCACCGACGCCGCCTTGAAGTGCGTCATCCTGGCGAACGTGCTCGCCGACGGCGGCTTCTCCCTCGCAGACGCTGACGTCGAGGGCATTCAGGCCCTCCCACCAACGGCGCTCGAACTCGCGGCCGAGGACGGCCGGACGATTCGGCTGGTCGGCGAGGCGACGCGAGATGGCGTCCGCGTCGGCCCACGACTTGTCCCCGAAAACGGCGCAATGGCAGTCTCGGGCACCCAGAACATCGTCCAGATCCAGACCCGGCACGCGGGCGACCTGTACTCGAGCGGGCGAGGTGCCGGCGGGCCGGAGACGGCGACGGCGGTACTCTCGGATATTGGCCGGCTGTAA
- a CDS encoding aminotransferase class V-fold PLP-dependent enzyme codes for MDFDILRTRIPALDHGIYLNTGAGGPSPRQVVDAATASLEHHEYDAPMAEGMYQAVGSQYDATKATVAELLGAKESEIALTQSTTDGINRVAGALEWDEDDVVVRTDLEHPAGILPWQLLADTRGINVRVLETDRGRVDLEAVKAVAEDATLLVVSSITWTHGTQVPISEIVDVAHDANALVLVDAVQSPGQVAVDVTEWGADFVVGAGHKWLLGPFGAGFLYVREGLEHDCIPHEIGFRSVVEAYAADYEYAPGAGRFEVGTTSPAPFAGLEAAIDLHHELGTDAIESRIAELTAYLKDGIDESALLSPRSFESGLVTIDVNDPVETVERLADQDVVVRSLPYPEAVRVSVHAFNTRDDIDALLEAL; via the coding sequence ATGGACTTCGACATACTTCGAACGCGGATTCCCGCTCTCGATCACGGCATCTACCTCAACACCGGTGCCGGTGGGCCGAGCCCACGGCAGGTCGTCGACGCGGCAACTGCCTCCCTCGAACATCACGAGTACGACGCCCCGATGGCCGAGGGCATGTACCAGGCCGTCGGCAGCCAGTACGACGCCACCAAAGCCACCGTGGCCGAGTTGCTCGGCGCAAAAGAGTCTGAAATCGCGCTCACCCAGAGCACGACCGACGGTATCAACCGCGTCGCCGGCGCCCTCGAGTGGGACGAGGACGACGTCGTCGTTCGAACCGATCTCGAGCACCCAGCCGGCATCCTGCCGTGGCAACTACTCGCGGACACGCGGGGAATCAACGTCCGCGTCCTCGAAACCGATCGCGGCCGCGTGGATCTCGAGGCCGTCAAAGCCGTCGCCGAGGACGCGACGCTGTTGGTCGTAAGTTCGATTACCTGGACACACGGCACCCAGGTACCGATCAGCGAGATCGTCGACGTCGCCCACGATGCTAACGCACTGGTACTCGTCGACGCCGTCCAGTCGCCGGGTCAGGTCGCCGTCGACGTCACAGAATGGGGCGCGGACTTTGTCGTCGGAGCCGGCCACAAGTGGCTCCTCGGGCCGTTCGGCGCCGGCTTCCTCTACGTTCGGGAGGGGCTCGAGCACGATTGCATCCCCCACGAAATCGGCTTCCGAAGCGTCGTCGAGGCCTACGCCGCAGACTACGAGTACGCCCCCGGCGCGGGACGGTTCGAGGTCGGAACGACCAGTCCGGCACCCTTCGCCGGGCTCGAGGCCGCCATCGACCTCCACCACGAACTCGGTACGGACGCCATCGAATCCCGGATCGCGGAACTCACAGCGTACCTGAAAGACGGGATCGACGAGAGCGCCTTGCTCAGCCCGCGATCGTTCGAATCCGGCCTCGTCACGATCGACGTCAACGACCCAGTGGAGACCGTCGAACGACTCGCCGACCAGGACGTCGTCGTCAGATCGCTGCCGTACCCGGAGGCGGTCAGGGTGTCAGTGCACGCGTTCAACACCAGAGACGACATCGACGCGCTGCTCGAGGCGTTGTAG
- the trxA gene encoding thioredoxin has translation MATDAHSGSPVQSTDEPVYIDGGAHLQDVVSDHEVVLVDFFATWCGPCKMLDPVLEGLADETDAVIAKVDVDQHQPLAAEFGVRGVPTMVVFANGEQVEQHVGVLPEPQLRTLIEGYTSE, from the coding sequence ATGGCAACAGATGCACACAGCGGATCACCGGTACAGTCGACTGACGAACCCGTCTATATCGACGGCGGCGCGCACCTCCAGGACGTCGTGAGTGACCACGAGGTCGTCCTCGTGGACTTCTTCGCCACCTGGTGTGGCCCGTGTAAGATGCTCGACCCCGTCCTCGAGGGGCTCGCTGACGAGACAGACGCCGTCATCGCCAAGGTCGACGTCGACCAGCACCAGCCACTCGCCGCCGAGTTCGGCGTGCGCGGCGTGCCGACGATGGTCGTCTTCGCCAATGGCGAACAGGTCGAACAGCACGTCGGCGTCCTGCCCGAACCACAGCTGCGGACACTGATCGAGGGTTACACGAGCGAATGA
- a CDS encoding NAD(P)/FAD-dependent oxidoreductase, whose translation MSDTRDDVHEIVIVGSGVAGLSAAVYAARADLEPLVLEGPEPGGQLTLTTEVENYLGFPEGVGGMELIQQGKAQASRFGAEFTHGTVEGTDLEERPFELELSTGDTVRTRSLIVATGASARWVGAENEDELMGYGLSTCATCDGAFHRGDDVLVIGGGDSAMEEALFLAKFADSVTVVHRRDELRASDIMSRRALEHDSIEFRWNTELLEIHGSQETGVTGATLVSHPDGHPTAKLDEDVTHEDVEVGGVFYGVGHVPNTNFLEATSVDLDDEGYLVTRDGMTTETAVEGVFGAGDVMDPDYRQAITAAGTGSMAALDAEDWLETTDPVIEPVTPMANSSD comes from the coding sequence ATGAGCGACACACGAGACGACGTCCACGAGATCGTCATCGTCGGCTCCGGCGTGGCGGGTCTCTCGGCGGCCGTCTACGCCGCCCGCGCCGACCTCGAGCCCCTCGTCCTCGAGGGACCGGAACCCGGCGGCCAGCTGACGCTCACCACGGAGGTCGAGAACTACCTCGGCTTCCCCGAGGGCGTCGGCGGGATGGAGCTGATCCAGCAGGGCAAAGCACAGGCCAGTCGATTCGGCGCCGAGTTCACCCACGGCACCGTCGAGGGGACCGACCTCGAGGAGCGCCCATTCGAACTCGAGCTTTCGACCGGCGACACCGTCCGAACGCGGTCGCTGATCGTCGCTACCGGCGCGAGCGCACGCTGGGTTGGTGCCGAGAACGAAGACGAACTGATGGGGTACGGACTGTCGACGTGTGCGACGTGTGACGGCGCGTTCCATCGCGGCGACGACGTCCTCGTCATTGGCGGCGGCGACAGTGCGATGGAGGAGGCGCTCTTCCTCGCGAAGTTCGCCGACAGCGTCACGGTCGTCCACCGCCGGGACGAACTCCGGGCCTCGGACATCATGTCCCGACGTGCCCTCGAGCACGACTCGATCGAATTTCGGTGGAACACCGAACTGCTCGAGATCCACGGCTCTCAGGAGACCGGCGTGACGGGTGCGACGCTCGTCAGTCACCCCGACGGACACCCGACGGCCAAACTCGACGAGGACGTCACGCACGAAGACGTCGAGGTCGGCGGGGTCTTCTACGGTGTCGGCCACGTCCCGAACACGAATTTCCTCGAGGCAACGTCGGTCGATCTCGACGACGAGGGCTACCTCGTGACGCGAGACGGGATGACGACCGAGACGGCCGTCGAGGGCGTCTTCGGTGCCGGCGACGTGATGGATCCCGACTATCGGCAGGCGATTACCGCGGCCGGGACAGGCAGTATGGCCGCCCTCGACGCCGAGGACTGGCTCGAGACCACCGATCCCGTCATCGAACCCGTCACGCCGATGGCCAACTCGAGCGACTGA
- a CDS encoding ABC transporter ATP-binding protein produces MVAIELEGLTKDYGSVLGADSLTFDVERGEIFGFLGPNGAGKTTTIRMLLGFISPTAGSARILGHDIRDRKALLEAKRNIGYLSDDPGFDEQATGTEILDLHAAVKGDERREELLELFDPPLERKIREYSRGNIQKLGLVTTFMHEPELVILDEPTSGLDPLMKQRFADFLRAEQQRDVTVFFSSHILSEVRRLCDRVAIIRDGRLTTIDPIDALLTRSGKSIRIHSADPIPTTALDLEGVHDLEVGISESSEAREADVFTECAFTFTGDINHLLGRVSGYDLLDLSIEEAPLEDVFMRFYGGDDDV; encoded by the coding sequence ATGGTCGCAATCGAACTCGAGGGGCTCACCAAGGACTACGGCTCGGTGCTCGGTGCCGATTCGTTAACGTTCGATGTCGAGCGTGGGGAAATCTTTGGCTTTCTCGGCCCGAACGGTGCCGGGAAGACGACGACGATTCGAATGCTTCTGGGATTTATCTCGCCGACTGCCGGTTCCGCCCGGATACTCGGCCACGATATCCGCGATCGGAAAGCGTTGCTCGAGGCCAAACGGAACATCGGCTACCTCTCGGACGACCCCGGCTTCGACGAACAGGCGACCGGCACTGAGATCCTCGACCTCCACGCGGCGGTCAAAGGCGACGAACGCCGCGAGGAGCTCCTCGAACTGTTCGACCCGCCGCTCGAGCGCAAGATTCGGGAGTACTCCAGGGGCAACATCCAGAAACTGGGGCTCGTCACGACGTTCATGCACGAGCCGGAGCTGGTGATCCTCGACGAACCCACGAGCGGGCTCGATCCGCTGATGAAACAGCGGTTCGCTGACTTCCTCCGGGCGGAACAACAACGCGATGTGACGGTCTTTTTCTCCTCGCACATTCTGAGCGAGGTGCGCCGCCTCTGTGATCGGGTCGCCATCATCCGTGACGGACGGCTCACGACGATCGATCCGATCGACGCCTTGCTCACCCGCAGCGGCAAATCGATCCGCATCCACAGCGCCGATCCGATTCCGACGACTGCGCTCGACCTCGAGGGCGTCCACGACCTCGAGGTGGGCATCAGCGAGTCATCCGAGGCACGCGAAGCCGACGTGTTCACCGAATGTGCGTTCACGTTTACCGGCGACATCAACCACCTGCTCGGTCGCGTGTCGGGGTACGACCTGCTCGATCTCTCCATCGAGGAAGCTCCGCTCGAGGACGTGTTTATGCGGTTTTACGGGGGTGACGACGATGTTTGA
- a CDS encoding vitamin K epoxide reductase family protein, with product MSDTVSTSTATQSYTGQPYVNKLLGAFLGIAIIGWGASIFLTAVHFWALPLPTGIEPEGSMAVITSAWAYVGPIPLALLGAGYYVTMIVMGGLWLETKHELLERGIFLITLGGLGASAYFVYLQLGVIGAICPFCMLSAAATTSLFTIEVIVKYLGGGHSAPTISSTRIWPPVVVGVIGITIAAMYGITLAPIPGV from the coding sequence ATGAGCGATACCGTTTCGACAAGCACTGCGACGCAATCCTATACCGGACAGCCGTACGTGAACAAACTCCTGGGCGCGTTCCTGGGCATCGCGATCATCGGTTGGGGCGCCAGCATCTTCCTCACTGCCGTCCACTTCTGGGCGCTCCCGCTCCCGACCGGCATCGAACCCGAAGGCAGCATGGCCGTCATCACCAGCGCGTGGGCGTACGTCGGCCCGATCCCGCTCGCCCTCCTCGGCGCCGGCTACTACGTAACGATGATCGTCATGGGCGGTCTCTGGCTCGAGACTAAACACGAACTGCTCGAGCGCGGGATCTTCCTGATCACGCTGGGTGGCCTCGGTGCGTCGGCGTACTTCGTCTACCTCCAGCTGGGCGTTATCGGCGCGATCTGTCCGTTCTGTATGCTCTCGGCGGCCGCGACGACGAGCCTGTTTACGATCGAGGTCATCGTGAAGTACCTCGGTGGCGGCCACAGCGCGCCGACCATCTCGAGCACCCGCATCTGGCCGCCGGTCGTCGTCGGCGTCATCGGGATCACGATCGCCGCGATGTACGGCATCACGCTCGCGCCGATCCCCGGCGTCTAA
- a CDS encoding M20 family metallopeptidase, with amino-acid sequence MSSPDAAFHLESAAIAETTLELVAFDTTNPPGDTREIVRWIESTFDDLGLESERVTADPAKPNLLATLPGESERTLLLSGHLDTVPYDLGGWSYDPLGERVGDRIYGRGTTDMKGAVAAMVHVAQAFVESNTRPPVTLGFAFVSDEEVAGDAGLEAVLEAGRLAVDGCVIGEPTGSVGAQSVTVADRGSIWLTLEATGEAAHGSRPMLGVNAIDRLWNAIEVIRTRLEGRSLSVPDPVEPIIEESVDYYEPSMGAENARLLFEHPTVNLGTIEGGETVNSVPRFAQARLDIRLTAGVETPAVLAAIREWIDDCEGVSIAAVSSSVGTYESPDSPLVAATVDVATDVLEEPVYRRSATGGGDAKRLRNAGIPTIEFAVGTETVHACDEYTTLEALERTAETYARLPAAFASRLE; translated from the coding sequence GTGTCGTCTCCAGACGCTGCTTTTCACCTCGAGTCCGCGGCCATCGCCGAGACCACGCTCGAACTGGTGGCCTTCGATACGACCAACCCGCCCGGAGACACCCGCGAGATCGTTCGCTGGATCGAGTCGACGTTCGACGACCTCGGCCTTGAGTCAGAGCGGGTGACTGCCGACCCTGCGAAACCGAATTTACTTGCGACGCTTCCCGGCGAGAGCGAGCGAACGCTGTTGCTCAGCGGCCACCTCGACACCGTACCGTACGACCTCGGTGGCTGGTCGTACGATCCGCTCGGCGAACGCGTCGGCGACCGGATCTACGGCCGGGGGACGACCGACATGAAAGGGGCGGTCGCGGCTATGGTACACGTCGCTCAAGCGTTCGTCGAGTCCAACACCCGGCCACCGGTCACGCTCGGCTTCGCATTCGTCAGCGACGAGGAGGTTGCCGGCGATGCAGGGCTCGAGGCCGTCCTCGAGGCTGGCCGCCTCGCCGTCGACGGTTGTGTGATCGGTGAGCCGACGGGATCGGTCGGCGCCCAGTCGGTGACCGTCGCCGACCGGGGCAGCATCTGGCTCACCCTCGAGGCGACCGGCGAGGCCGCCCACGGCTCCCGACCGATGTTGGGCGTGAACGCTATCGACCGGCTCTGGAACGCAATCGAGGTAATCAGAACGCGTCTCGAGGGTCGGTCGCTCTCGGTTCCCGACCCCGTCGAACCGATTATCGAGGAGTCAGTCGACTACTACGAACCCTCGATGGGTGCCGAAAACGCGCGGCTGCTGTTCGAACATCCCACCGTCAATCTCGGCACGATCGAGGGCGGCGAGACGGTCAACAGCGTTCCGCGCTTCGCACAAGCCCGCCTCGACATTCGGCTTACTGCAGGCGTCGAGACGCCAGCCGTCCTCGCGGCTATCCGCGAGTGGATCGACGACTGTGAGGGCGTCTCGATCGCCGCCGTCAGCTCGAGCGTCGGCACCTACGAGTCGCCCGACTCGCCACTGGTCGCCGCGACGGTCGACGTGGCGACCGACGTCCTCGAGGAGCCGGTGTATCGCCGGAGCGCCACCGGTGGTGGCGACGCCAAACGGCTCAGAAACGCGGGAATTCCGACTATCGAGTTCGCCGTCGGCACCGAAACGGTTCACGCCTGCGACGAGTACACGACGCTCGAGGCGCTCGAGAGAACCGCCGAAACCTACGCTCGGTTGCCGGCAGCGTTCGCCTCGCGTCTCGAGTGA
- a CDS encoding amino acid-binding protein, whose protein sequence is MSDEFAAGESTADADYPPETDGGVQAYTVRLELVDEPGELLRALAPISENGGNLLSIHHERGNITPRGHIPVEVDLECAPGRFDDIVAALREAGINVIQAGPERYGEELTVVLVGHLVETDLSDTLSTIERDANASVLDLSLAAPDGMDATSSARLRLAVDTDSARPVLNHLQRLADAKDLCLVEPLAGGDR, encoded by the coding sequence ATGAGTGACGAGTTCGCTGCCGGTGAATCGACAGCTGACGCCGACTATCCACCCGAGACGGATGGTGGCGTCCAGGCGTACACCGTCCGCCTCGAACTCGTCGACGAGCCAGGCGAATTACTTCGGGCACTGGCACCCATCAGCGAGAACGGGGGCAACCTCCTCAGTATTCACCACGAACGCGGCAACATCACCCCGCGCGGGCACATCCCCGTCGAGGTCGACCTCGAGTGTGCCCCCGGCCGGTTCGATGACATCGTCGCCGCGTTGCGCGAGGCAGGCATCAACGTGATCCAGGCCGGGCCGGAACGCTACGGCGAGGAACTGACGGTCGTGCTCGTCGGCCACCTCGTCGAAACCGACCTCTCGGATACGCTCTCGACGATCGAACGCGACGCGAACGCGTCTGTGCTCGACCTCTCACTCGCCGCGCCGGACGGCATGGATGCCACCTCGAGTGCGCGGTTGCGCCTCGCGGTCGACACTGACAGTGCTCGTCCTGTCCTGAACCACCTCCAGCGCCTCGCGGACGCGAAAGACCTCTGTCTCGTCGAACCGCTGGCGGGAGGTGATCGGTGA
- a CDS encoding ABC transporter permease subunit, giving the protein MFEFFRYDARKRIRGSVYMILGLSLLVAMIFWVYPSFRDSFQEDELLEAYPEQMLQLFDIQTMASLEGFLAFEVYVFGWIILLGLYFAYSASGLIADDVDRGRMDTTLAMPVSRPRLLAEKFAAIGVPIVTINLVMPVVVLVGAWLIDESLAVADIFAIHLLSIPYLFACAGIGLVCSVVFNRATIAQRVALATVFGLFMLESLLEGTDYEFVGAIAPMRYFDPNEILLESSYDLVGAGVMIAMTLVFVGVSQFWFVRKDI; this is encoded by the coding sequence ATGTTTGAGTTCTTCCGCTACGACGCGCGCAAACGGATCCGTGGGAGCGTCTACATGATCCTCGGACTCAGCCTGCTCGTGGCGATGATCTTCTGGGTGTACCCTTCCTTCCGGGATTCGTTCCAGGAGGACGAACTGCTCGAGGCGTATCCGGAGCAGATGCTACAGTTGTTCGACATCCAGACGATGGCATCGCTCGAAGGCTTTCTCGCGTTCGAGGTCTACGTCTTCGGCTGGATCATCCTACTCGGCCTCTATTTCGCGTACAGCGCGTCAGGGCTCATCGCCGACGACGTCGATCGTGGCCGGATGGACACGACGCTGGCGATGCCGGTGTCTCGTCCACGGCTGCTGGCCGAGAAGTTCGCCGCGATTGGCGTCCCGATCGTCACGATCAACCTCGTGATGCCAGTGGTCGTTCTGGTCGGGGCCTGGCTGATCGACGAATCTCTCGCTGTCGCCGACATCTTCGCCATCCACCTGTTGTCGATTCCGTACCTGTTCGCTTGTGCCGGAATCGGGCTGGTCTGTTCGGTCGTGTTCAATCGGGCGACGATCGCGCAGCGGGTCGCCCTCGCAACGGTCTTCGGGCTATTCATGCTCGAATCCTTGCTCGAGGGGACGGACTACGAATTCGTTGGCGCGATCGCCCCGATGCGCTACTTCGATCCGAACGAGATCCTCCTCGAGAGCAGCTACGACCTCGTCGGTGCTGGCGTCATGATTGCGATGACGCTCGTCTTCGTCGGCGTCAGTCAGTTCTGGTTCGTTCGAAAGGATATTTGA
- a CDS encoding NifU family protein, translating into MTDADDAPLNERVEQWLTREMPIIKMHGGTSAVREADPETGEVIIELGGGCSGCEVADITTGNIEAELLTWPEITDVTVRVPDPRESLGGPQQAESIMGIDRTEGGRGDWGSSNPGKDHI; encoded by the coding sequence ATGACCGACGCCGACGACGCCCCGCTCAACGAACGCGTCGAGCAGTGGCTGACCCGCGAGATGCCGATAATCAAGATGCACGGCGGCACGAGTGCGGTTCGAGAGGCCGACCCGGAAACCGGTGAGGTAATCATCGAACTCGGGGGCGGCTGTAGCGGCTGTGAGGTTGCCGACATCACGACGGGAAACATCGAAGCCGAGTTGCTCACCTGGCCCGAGATCACGGACGTGACGGTTCGGGTTCCTGATCCACGCGAGAGTCTCGGCGGGCCCCAACAGGCCGAATCGATAATGGGTATCGACCGTACGGAGGGCGGTCGGGGCGACTGGGGATCGTCGAATCCCGGCAAAGATCACATCTGA
- a CDS encoding helix-turn-helix domain-containing protein, whose protein sequence is MANSMAEQLQQDMVCEGLLECIHGLKQLDKDCYRVLVESEEPLTIDEVADEVDRERSTAYRSIQRLLQSGFIQKEQINYEQGGYYHVYRPTDPSQIANDMQRMLNDWYAKMGQLIQEFEDKYSETAETTPIAES, encoded by the coding sequence ATGGCAAATTCGATGGCTGAACAACTTCAGCAGGACATGGTCTGTGAGGGATTGCTGGAGTGTATCCACGGGCTGAAACAACTCGATAAGGACTGCTACCGGGTGCTCGTCGAAAGCGAGGAGCCGTTGACCATCGACGAGGTCGCCGACGAAGTCGACCGGGAGCGCTCGACGGCGTATCGCTCGATCCAGCGCCTGCTCCAGAGCGGGTTCATCCAGAAAGAACAGATCAACTACGAACAGGGCGGGTACTATCACGTCTACCGGCCGACCGACCCGTCACAGATCGCCAACGACATGCAGCGCATGCTCAACGACTGGTACGCGAAGATGGGCCAACTCATCCAGGAGTTCGAGGACAAGTATTCGGAAACTGCCGAGACGACCCCCATCGCCGAAAGCTAA
- the rpsJ gene encoding 30S ribosomal protein S10 has translation MMQQARVRLAGTNPGDLDDICADVREIANNTGVNLSGPIPLPTKTLEVPARKSPDGEGTATWEHWEMRVHKRLIDLDADERALRQLMRIQVPNDVSIEIVLED, from the coding sequence ATAATGCAGCAGGCACGCGTTCGACTCGCGGGCACCAACCCAGGCGATCTGGACGACATCTGTGCGGACGTCCGCGAGATTGCGAACAACACCGGCGTCAACCTCAGCGGTCCGATTCCGCTGCCGACGAAGACGCTCGAGGTGCCAGCGCGAAAGTCACCTGACGGCGAAGGCACCGCCACGTGGGAGCACTGGGAGATGCGCGTCCACAAGCGCCTGATCGATCTGGACGCCGACGAACGCGCACTCCGACAGCTCATGCGCATCCAGGTGCCAAACGACGTCTCGATCGAGATCGTCCTCGAGGACTAA